In Candidatus Omnitrophota bacterium, the following are encoded in one genomic region:
- a CDS encoding type II toxin-antitoxin system HicA family toxin produces the protein MKRTFLIKTIEEFGCVLVRHGGKHDWYRNPITGVLQPIPRHRDIKEGLSKNIIKLLSNPTNKVNY, from the coding sequence ATGAAACGGACCTTTTTGATCAAAACGATCGAAGAGTTCGGATGCGTGTTAGTCCGACATGGCGGCAAGCATGATTGGTATCGCAATCCAATTACTGGCGTTTTACAACCTATCCCTCGTCATCGAGATATTAAGGAAGGATTGTCGAAAAATATCATCAAGCTATTGAGTAATCCAACCAATAAGGTTAATTACTAA
- a CDS encoding Gfo/Idh/MocA family oxidoreductase yields MKENETKGMTRRTSLKALGSGLALGLTAANYRAQAGESPNEKLRFAAIGVGGMGTGRLNQFMQLGAEAAAICDVDDNHLRKALDNAEKRQGTRPKGFHDFREVLQLDGIDFVTVTTPDHWHAPIFIAACKAGKDVFVEKPLCHNIGDGRAMVEAAAKYQRITQMGNHIHNDNDTYRRAVEMVQSGRLGKIDRIHCWKTARTNSLGNPSDGEAPKELDYNFWQGPAPKRPYNPNRSHFNFRYFWDYSGGMLMDFWCHITDVAYWAMNLEAPLTVSAVGELPELGDNAETPERMELVYEYPGLILNWTIHPAGLAGFPGGIGCVFQGTDATMVTDYDSNVIYVKGRIDEKFPRPEPTIPNSPGHLQEFLNAIKTREKTTCNVEYAFKLTKGGLLGNISYRTGEKLIWDDKRERVTNSSKANRLVKRRPRSPWKLA; encoded by the coding sequence ATGAAAGAGAACGAAACCAAAGGAATGACGAGACGGACGAGCTTGAAAGCGCTCGGATCGGGATTGGCGCTGGGACTGACGGCGGCGAACTATCGCGCCCAGGCGGGCGAAAGCCCCAACGAAAAACTGCGCTTCGCCGCTATCGGCGTCGGCGGCATGGGAACGGGACGGCTCAACCAGTTTATGCAACTCGGCGCCGAAGCCGCCGCGATTTGCGATGTGGACGACAACCACCTGCGCAAAGCCTTGGACAATGCGGAAAAACGGCAGGGAACGCGGCCGAAAGGATTTCACGATTTCCGCGAAGTCTTGCAACTCGATGGCATCGATTTCGTGACGGTAACCACTCCCGACCACTGGCACGCTCCCATCTTCATCGCCGCTTGCAAGGCAGGCAAGGACGTCTTTGTGGAAAAGCCTCTCTGCCACAACATCGGAGACGGGCGCGCGATGGTGGAGGCGGCGGCGAAATACCAGCGCATCACTCAGATGGGCAACCATATCCATAACGACAACGACACCTACCGCCGCGCCGTGGAGATGGTGCAATCGGGCCGCTTGGGCAAGATCGACCGCATCCACTGCTGGAAAACGGCCCGCACCAACAGCCTCGGCAATCCGTCCGACGGCGAAGCGCCGAAGGAACTGGATTATAACTTCTGGCAAGGCCCCGCTCCCAAACGTCCTTACAATCCCAACCGCTCCCATTTCAACTTTCGTTATTTTTGGGATTATTCCGGCGGCATGTTGATGGACTTTTGGTGCCATATCACCGACGTCGCCTATTGGGCGATGAATCTGGAAGCGCCGTTGACTGTTAGCGCCGTGGGCGAGCTGCCCGAATTGGGCGACAACGCGGAAACGCCGGAACGCATGGAACTGGTTTACGAATATCCCGGCCTGATTTTGAACTGGACGATTCATCCGGCGGGTCTGGCGGGATTCCCCGGCGGCATCGGCTGCGTCTTCCAAGGAACCGACGCGACGATGGTGACGGATTACGATAGCAATGTAATCTACGTCAAAGGCAGAATCGACGAGAAATTCCCCCGTCCCGAACCGACTATCCCCAACTCGCCGGGCCATCTGCAGGAATTTCTCAACGCAATCAAAACCCGCGAAAAAACCACCTGCAACGTGGAATACGCCTTCAAACTAACCAAAGGCGGCTTGTTGGGAAATATTTCCTACCGCACGGGAGAAAAATTAATCTGGGACGACAAGCGCGAAAGAGTAACCAACAGTTCCAAAGCCAACCGCCTAGTAAAAAGGCGCCCGCGCAGTCCATGGAAACTGGCGTAA
- a CDS encoding cyclophilin-like fold protein: MKIKISVGDAILEAELSNNETAKAIYNALPFDLPYNVWGDEIYFGVPVRLEQEEGQEIMEAGDIAYWPPGHAFCIFYGRTPASMDDRPRAASKVTRFGKIIGDATALRNARGDSILVEKFEEA, encoded by the coding sequence ATGAAGATAAAAATCAGCGTTGGGGATGCAATTCTGGAAGCGGAATTGTCGAATAACGAAACCGCTAAAGCGATTTATAATGCCTTGCCTTTCGATCTTCCTTATAACGTCTGGGGCGATGAAATCTATTTCGGCGTCCCTGTGCGATTGGAACAGGAAGAAGGCCAGGAGATTATGGAAGCGGGCGATATCGCTTATTGGCCGCCCGGCCATGCTTTCTGCATTTTTTATGGAAGGACGCCTGCATCGATGGACGACCGGCCTCGCGCCGCCAGCAAGGTTACCCGCTTCGGAAAAATCATCGGCGATGCAACGGCGCTGCGCAACGCTCGCGGCGATTCCATTCTTGTCGAAAAATTCGAGGAAGCGTAA
- a CDS encoding prepilin-type N-terminal cleavage/methylation domain-containing protein, with the protein MKHTVQLKSFTLIELLIVVAIIGILAAIAVPNFLNAQMRATIAKMETDMKAIGDALVMYRIDNRCYFPQMSSNPYQELMRLTTPISYIARIPNDPYRRPGARYVSTTTNYDYSAYGPECKTDWLLHGIGPDTDEDINVGAYGPQTADLFKGLLYQASNGIVSSGDVIHTSWRGISF; encoded by the coding sequence ATGAAACATACGGTCCAATTGAAGAGTTTTACGCTGATAGAGCTTCTCATTGTCGTGGCGATCATTGGCATCCTAGCGGCAATTGCCGTCCCCAACTTTTTGAATGCCCAAATGCGAGCGACTATCGCCAAAATGGAAACGGATATGAAGGCTATCGGCGATGCCCTGGTCATGTACCGCATCGATAACCGATGTTATTTTCCGCAAATGAGCAGCAATCCATATCAGGAATTAATGCGTTTGACAACACCCATTTCTTATATCGCCAGAATTCCGAATGATCCTTACCGGCGGCCGGGCGCAAGGTATGTCAGCACAACTACAAACTACGATTATTCGGCTTATGGACCCGAATGCAAAACCGATTGGTTGTTGCATGGCATAGGTCCCGATACAGACGAAGATATCAATGTGGGAGCTTATGGTCCCCAGACGGCTGACTTATTCAAAGGATTGCTCTATCAGGCTTCGAACGGGATTGTCAGCAGCGGTGATGTTATTCATACCTCCTGGCGCGGCATTTCTTTTTAA
- a CDS encoding type II toxin-antitoxin system HicB family antitoxin → MQTVKYIHWEEDGFWIGYFLDYPDYWTQGETLEDLKDHLLDLYHDLTSGDLPGIRKVDELVVS, encoded by the coding sequence ATGCAAACCGTTAAATATATCCATTGGGAAGAAGATGGCTTTTGGATCGGATATTTTCTGGACTATCCCGATTATTGGACGCAAGGAGAAACGCTTGAGGATCTCAAGGATCACTTGCTGGATTTATACCATGATTTGACAAGCGGCGATCTTCCGGGCATACGCAAAGTGGACGAATTGGTCGTATCATGA
- a CDS encoding addiction module protein encodes MSAILERIEQEALSLSKEEQVELIQRLTLHVNECPVEIYSAWLEEIERRVANAKSQGAVGRSLEEISREIRGKYV; translated from the coding sequence ATGTCCGCTATATTAGAGAGAATCGAGCAGGAAGCGCTCAGCCTTTCCAAAGAAGAACAGGTGGAATTGATCCAACGGCTGACGTTACATGTAAATGAATGTCCTGTGGAAATTTATTCAGCCTGGCTGGAAGAGATCGAACGACGGGTTGCCAACGCCAAGAGCCAGGGCGCTGTCGGGCGCAGCTTGGAAGAAATTTCACGCGAAATCAGAGGAAAGTACGTTTGA
- a CDS encoding prepilin-type N-terminal cleavage/methylation domain-containing protein produces the protein MKKGFTLIELLIVVAIIGVLAAIAVPNFLNAQMRAKVARVVSDMKAVAMAEEQYRLDKGQYTFDGDCNIGSAEHLSYLPLTTPVAYISAIPADEFWDPTSKFQNLNSIKTGLRPVYEYTSRVSFGPNGTPNCKNTIALYNMLARYGIEYIMTSVGPNGVQNYPWGETGAQGLHDQKADFIYEPSNGLRSSGNIFVLNSVIIGG, from the coding sequence ATGAAGAAAGGATTTACCCTGATTGAATTGCTCATTGTTGTAGCCATCATTGGAGTGCTGGCCGCTATCGCCGTTCCCAATTTTCTGAATGCCCAGATGCGCGCTAAGGTGGCGCGCGTGGTTTCGGACATGAAAGCTGTAGCTATGGCGGAAGAACAGTACCGTCTCGATAAAGGACAGTATACTTTCGATGGCGATTGCAACATCGGCAGCGCGGAACATTTATCTTACTTGCCTCTGACGACGCCGGTCGCTTACATCAGCGCAATTCCTGCCGACGAATTCTGGGATCCCACTTCGAAATTCCAAAATCTCAATAGCATAAAAACGGGATTGCGTCCGGTATACGAATATACTTCCCGCGTCTCTTTTGGACCGAATGGCACACCCAACTGCAAAAATACGATAGCCTTATATAATATGTTGGCAAGATACGGCATTGAATATATCATGACTTCCGTCGGTCCCAACGGCGTACAAAACTACCCTTGGGGAGAAACGGGCGCACAAGGGCTTCACGATCAAAAAGCCGATTTTATTTATGAACCCTCCAACGGCCTGCGTTCCAGCGGCAACATCTTTGTCTTGAACAGCGTAATCATTGGCGGGTAA
- a CDS encoding aminotransferase class I/II-fold pyridoxal phosphate-dependent enzyme — protein sequence MIRLAQRTTKIDSSGIRKVFALAADMKDPVNLSIGQPHFDVPDEWKEAAIDSIRAGKNSYTLTAGLPDFREKIKQLYLKRGLDLGDVLITSGVSGGILLTLMAVLDEGDEIIIPDPFFVMYKHLTNFIGAKPVFLDTYPHFTIDPERLESLITPRTKAILVNSPSNPTGTVYTEEVMKGVAAVAEKHGLLLISDEIYECFLYEAQPLSPAQFYPYTLILNGFSKSAAMTGWRLGYAYGPKEIIAAMINIQMYSFVCAPSFAQYAGMAALDGNTEARRLEYKAKRDRIYDGLKSHYNVVKPGGAFYIFPEAPNQDGDAFVKKAIENNLLIVPGSVFSERKTHFRISYAAEDRTIDRGIEILQRLAGECK from the coding sequence ATGATTCGACTCGCACAACGAACGACGAAAATCGACTCTTCGGGGATCCGCAAGGTCTTCGCCTTGGCGGCGGATATGAAAGACCCGGTCAATCTCTCCATCGGCCAGCCCCATTTCGACGTGCCCGATGAATGGAAAGAGGCCGCCATCGATTCCATCCGCGCCGGAAAGAATAGCTACACTCTGACGGCGGGACTGCCCGATTTTCGCGAGAAGATCAAACAACTTTACCTAAAGCGCGGCCTCGATTTGGGCGACGTTTTGATTACGTCGGGCGTATCGGGCGGGATTTTGCTTACCTTGATGGCAGTCTTGGACGAGGGGGACGAGATAATCATTCCCGATCCATTTTTTGTCATGTATAAGCACCTGACCAACTTCATCGGCGCCAAACCGGTCTTTCTGGATACCTATCCCCATTTCACTATCGATCCGGAGCGGCTGGAAAGCCTGATTACGCCGCGCACTAAGGCGATATTGGTTAACAGCCCCAGCAATCCAACAGGAACCGTATATACGGAAGAGGTCATGAAAGGCGTCGCCGCCGTGGCGGAAAAGCACGGCCTGCTGCTGATTTCGGACGAAATCTACGAATGCTTTTTATATGAGGCGCAGCCGCTTTCCCCAGCGCAATTCTATCCTTATACGCTCATTCTGAACGGCTTTTCCAAATCCGCCGCCATGACCGGCTGGCGCTTAGGCTACGCTTACGGTCCCAAAGAGATCATCGCCGCCATGATTAATATTCAGATGTATTCCTTCGTCTGCGCGCCCAGTTTTGCGCAATACGCGGGAATGGCGGCGCTGGACGGAAATACGGAAGCGCGGCGGCTGGAATATAAAGCGAAGCGCGACCGCATTTACGATGGCTTAAAATCCCATTACAACGTGGTAAAGCCCGGCGGCGCATTCTACATCTTCCCCGAAGCGCCCAACCAGGACGGCGACGCCTTTGTGAAAAAAGCCATAGAGAACAATCTGCTCATCGTCCCCGGCAGCGTCTTTTCCGAACGAAAAACCCACTTCCGCATTTCCTACGCGGCGGAAGATCGAACCATCGATCGGGGGATCGAGATATTGCAGCGACTGGCGGGGGAATGTAAGTGA
- a CDS encoding DUF2961 domain-containing protein: protein MGRLFLLFFPVFLISAAFDSAFGAEETKISFSTLIDKTSDINRLFLDPDAKVEMFSSYDRQGGNRDDGGFLRQEGDWYVIAEMQGPGAITRLWSANPQGMIRIFVDKGGEPLIQRSFQDLFLNKFKPFIKPFVYAGSDPLSAHWSYIPIPYKQFCKIAIDKLCFYQIEYETFSKNAPVVSMAYPISKEEETRLDNAAKNFVTPEKPPIFTADNIKEQKIKATIPAGETIDLATITGPAILLGFRMKWTEGSVEIGRDLMLKTFWDEEKYPSIVSPAGDFFADRVKTLALGQEKNGWRFCYLPMPFHTQARFQLTNGHLQNTYQAEAVLTYQEKANLPQSLSTFHAYWTRDNDTPVPPLTLSETNNEPVCDPSENYTALSARGRGSLMGVYMVRTPSPESDAMIFVDRFSFPPSLHGCGKEGFFDQGGSVITSNWPLAAGASDFNGMDAMLRLFLPAPIRFSESLDLTFEHGTANALRQDYASTVYWYQEEPHQRFSWPLPIGGRYFRKLTPIQSVIHFQERQGEPESPLEAETLWGAANGGVFESQEMLAYGPDWSRNQQIRFEAFKEGASCSFDAPPLLFSGLYKLECALTHAPDGAQIDLRVNGETVLPAIDLYAEHYMLKRYVSPFPLFLHTSSQPRISVHVLGSHPDAKGLTVGIDYFQFKPTILTPSSLLVDGPFALNADSSDYPAQKKIATQDGDPLFLGYAKEPHNASREILPDSKTASFNLGGLIAEAKLKEGLCFVTWKIKADYAGIYRFEVAPESSSPFLLRQISDKMEILPKTMLWNGILIHGEDAFRFDPSTNQAQSQRFHIPLDSGESRISWLVRCNAETRITPKLFGL, encoded by the coding sequence ATGGGGAGATTATTTCTTCTTTTTTTTCCCGTTTTTTTAATCTCTGCGGCGTTCGATTCCGCCTTCGGCGCGGAAGAAACGAAAATATCTTTTTCCACGCTTATCGACAAAACCTCGGATATCAACCGTCTCTTTCTTGATCCGGACGCCAAGGTCGAAATGTTCTCCAGTTACGATCGCCAGGGGGGTAACCGGGACGACGGCGGATTTTTACGCCAGGAAGGGGATTGGTACGTCATCGCGGAAATGCAAGGACCAGGAGCGATCACGCGACTCTGGTCCGCCAATCCCCAAGGAATGATCCGTATTTTCGTGGACAAGGGCGGAGAGCCTTTGATCCAACGATCGTTTCAAGATTTATTTCTCAACAAATTTAAACCATTCATCAAGCCGTTCGTCTATGCCGGATCCGATCCTTTAAGCGCCCATTGGTCTTACATTCCCATTCCCTATAAACAATTTTGCAAGATTGCGATCGATAAACTTTGCTTTTATCAAATTGAATACGAAACCTTTTCCAAAAACGCCCCCGTCGTCTCGATGGCCTATCCTATATCCAAAGAAGAGGAGACCCGCCTGGATAACGCGGCGAAAAATTTCGTAACGCCGGAAAAACCGCCAATCTTCACCGCCGACAATATCAAGGAACAAAAAATCAAAGCCACGATTCCCGCCGGAGAGACCATCGACCTGGCGACCATAACCGGCCCCGCCATTCTCCTGGGCTTTCGCATGAAATGGACGGAGGGAAGCGTGGAAATCGGCCGGGATTTAATGTTAAAGACGTTTTGGGATGAGGAGAAATATCCCAGCATCGTCTCGCCCGCCGGGGATTTCTTCGCCGACCGAGTTAAAACCCTGGCTTTAGGACAGGAAAAAAACGGATGGCGATTTTGTTATTTGCCCATGCCTTTCCATACCCAAGCGAGGTTTCAACTTACAAACGGCCATCTGCAAAACACCTATCAGGCGGAAGCGGTGCTGACGTACCAGGAAAAAGCCAACCTTCCTCAATCGCTTTCCACTTTCCACGCCTATTGGACTAGAGACAACGATACGCCGGTTCCACCGTTGACGCTCTCCGAAACGAACAATGAACCGGTCTGCGATCCATCCGAAAATTACACGGCATTATCCGCCAGAGGGCGCGGAAGCCTTATGGGAGTTTATATGGTGCGAACGCCGTCTCCGGAAAGCGACGCCATGATTTTCGTCGATCGTTTCTCTTTTCCCCCCTCGCTGCATGGCTGCGGCAAAGAAGGTTTCTTCGATCAGGGAGGAAGCGTCATTACATCAAACTGGCCTTTGGCGGCGGGCGCCTCCGATTTCAATGGAATGGATGCGATGCTGCGCCTTTTTTTACCCGCGCCGATACGTTTTTCCGAGAGCCTCGATCTTACCTTCGAGCATGGGACCGCCAACGCTTTGCGGCAAGATTATGCCTCGACAGTTTATTGGTATCAGGAAGAACCGCATCAACGCTTCTCCTGGCCTCTTCCTATCGGAGGCCGCTATTTCCGGAAATTAACGCCGATTCAATCCGTCATCCATTTTCAGGAGCGGCAAGGCGAACCGGAAAGCCCATTGGAAGCAGAAACGCTTTGGGGCGCAGCCAACGGCGGCGTCTTCGAATCCCAGGAAATGTTGGCCTATGGACCGGACTGGAGCCGGAATCAGCAGATCCGCTTTGAAGCCTTCAAGGAGGGCGCCTCATGCAGTTTCGATGCGCCGCCTTTGCTCTTTTCCGGATTGTACAAGTTGGAATGCGCATTAACCCATGCTCCCGACGGCGCGCAAATCGACTTGCGGGTCAACGGCGAGACCGTCTTGCCCGCTATCGACCTTTACGCCGAACATTACATGCTGAAACGCTATGTATCGCCTTTCCCATTATTCCTTCACACGTCGAGTCAGCCCCGCATAAGCGTTCACGTCTTGGGAAGCCATCCCGATGCGAAAGGACTAACCGTCGGAATCGATTATTTTCAATTCAAGCCAACGATTTTAACGCCGTCTTCCTTACTGGTGGATGGCCCCTTCGCGCTGAACGCCGATTCTTCAGATTATCCTGCGCAGAAAAAGATTGCAACGCAGGACGGCGATCCCCTTTTCCTTGGATACGCCAAGGAACCCCATAATGCATCCAGAGAAATCCTGCCGGATTCCAAAACAGCCTCTTTCAACCTGGGCGGACTTATCGCCGAAGCGAAATTGAAGGAAGGATTATGCTTCGTTACCTGGAAAATCAAAGCGGATTATGCGGGAATCTATAGATTTGAAGTCGCGCCGGAATCGTCCTCTCCATTTCTTCTTCGGCAAATTTCCGATAAAATGGAGATATTGCCCAAAACGATGTTATGGAACGGAATTTTGATTCATGGAGAAGACGCTTTCCGGTTTGATCCATCAACAAATCAGGCGCAATCCCAACGTTTTCATATCCCATTAGACTCTGGAGAGAGCCGGATTTCCTGGTTAGTCCGTTGCAACGCGGAAACTCGCATAACGCCCAAGCTATTTGGTCTTTGA
- a CDS encoding UvrD-helicase domain-containing protein, with protein sequence MKIRSLINDDGSPFKPHEIQTLRTALDSLDDAKRENYLNRNASDIAQHRAVKFLIVSGPGTGKSHLFLNRIFNWYQKDDGASVVVTSFVGKLVADLQNDIKGDKKLTDKQKGKITVSTLHKFARSIVEKNHGTIRWPFKPHFRIIGQFWKSIVWGDVLAFYTDIDQNVYTWEKFEKQLYDNNFNEAEEWKNLKKTYFKLCRFYNAAGFADLILRAAKVLAENPDINENNYFIIDEYQDFNLAEEAFINQLTKNPNGLLIVGDDEQVLYENLKSAKPTLIRNLYKKSGYTNGMLPFCGRCSYHITKTADHFIQQQREEGCIEKIYLPLKSNSDVLKVQVVACAAGSTAVDYIEKFVADNKEEIDERKRQLVAGKAKDAFLLILTPAKEVKFYGQAKEKIKKIAAEYQTEKRSFSEDYYQLLNYYSLANNPKNNFTFRKVLHYEKVSEERIHELIAMAMRDGKNFCNLDEQEIKDALNKCNEVKTILDSENTVTEKLEQFSSLIPLADKEKLQNDMKREDINQEEIARLEHEEEEEAELEEIEVKRMGAVELMTIAGSKGLSAEHVIIIGFDDVNMKPVTKNAFYVAMTRARKSLHILTALKSGGARQAHYFLDQLPENNIDFYSYKKSDQKKNRMDDKQGFKDYLDRLNYVSSR encoded by the coding sequence ATGAAGATACGATCTCTTATCAACGATGATGGTTCTCCCTTTAAACCTCATGAAATACAGACGTTGCGTACGGCACTAGATTCGCTTGATGATGCTAAAAGGGAAAATTACCTCAACCGAAATGCTTCTGATATCGCGCAACATAGGGCAGTAAAATTTTTGATCGTCTCTGGTCCTGGAACAGGCAAGAGCCACCTTTTTCTAAATAGGATTTTTAATTGGTATCAAAAAGACGATGGCGCTAGCGTTGTTGTTACAAGCTTTGTTGGAAAGTTAGTGGCGGATTTGCAGAATGATATCAAAGGCGACAAAAAATTAACCGACAAGCAAAAAGGTAAAATAACAGTATCCACTTTGCATAAGTTCGCTCGAAGTATTGTTGAAAAAAATCATGGGACGATCCGATGGCCGTTTAAGCCGCATTTTCGGATCATCGGGCAGTTTTGGAAAAGTATAGTTTGGGGTGATGTGCTTGCTTTTTATACCGACATAGACCAGAACGTTTATACATGGGAAAAATTCGAAAAACAGTTGTATGATAATAACTTTAACGAAGCCGAAGAATGGAAAAATCTCAAAAAAACTTACTTCAAACTATGCCGATTTTACAATGCGGCCGGATTCGCTGATTTGATTTTACGTGCCGCAAAGGTGTTGGCAGAAAACCCCGATATAAATGAAAACAACTACTTCATTATTGATGAATATCAGGATTTTAATCTTGCCGAAGAAGCCTTTATTAACCAATTAACAAAAAATCCCAATGGATTACTTATCGTTGGAGACGACGAGCAAGTCCTTTATGAGAATCTGAAATCAGCTAAACCTACGCTGATTCGAAATCTGTATAAAAAAAGCGGTTATACCAACGGGATGCTCCCTTTCTGTGGCAGGTGCAGTTACCACATCACGAAAACCGCCGATCATTTTATTCAACAGCAAAGAGAAGAAGGATGCATAGAAAAAATTTATTTACCGCTAAAAAGCAACAGTGATGTACTCAAGGTACAAGTCGTTGCATGCGCCGCTGGGTCTACTGCGGTTGATTATATCGAAAAATTCGTTGCTGATAACAAAGAAGAAATTGACGAACGCAAGCGGCAATTGGTGGCCGGAAAAGCAAAAGATGCTTTTTTACTGATTTTGACACCGGCGAAAGAGGTCAAATTTTACGGCCAAGCGAAAGAGAAGATAAAAAAAATAGCGGCGGAATATCAGACAGAGAAACGATCATTTTCAGAAGATTATTACCAATTGTTAAACTATTACTCTCTTGCCAATAATCCAAAGAACAACTTCACTTTTCGGAAAGTGCTCCACTATGAAAAGGTCTCGGAAGAAAGAATACATGAGTTGATTGCAATGGCCATGCGGGATGGTAAGAATTTCTGCAACCTAGATGAGCAAGAGATCAAGGACGCCCTGAACAAATGCAACGAAGTTAAAACTATTTTGGACAGCGAAAACACCGTTACAGAAAAATTAGAGCAATTCTCCAGCCTCATTCCGTTAGCCGACAAAGAAAAACTTCAGAATGATATGAAGCGCGAAGATATCAACCAGGAAGAAATTGCGAGATTGGAACACGAAGAGGAGGAAGAAGCGGAGCTAGAGGAAATCGAAGTAAAGCGAATGGGGGCAGTGGAGTTGATGACGATTGCCGGTTCCAAAGGGCTCTCGGCGGAGCACGTGATCATTATTGGCTTTGATGACGTAAACATGAAGCCGGTAACTAAAAATGCTTTTTACGTTGCGATGACGAGGGCGAGAAAAAGCTTACACATTCTCACGGCTCTAAAATCTGGTGGAGCAAGACAAGCCCATTATTTTTTAGATCAGTTGCCGGAAAATAACATAGATTTTTACAGTTACAAGAAAAGCGATCAGAAGAAAAATCGAATGGACGACAAGCAAGGATTCAAGGATTATCTCGATAGATTAAATTATGTGTCTTCTAGATGA
- a CDS encoding type II toxin-antitoxin system RelE/ParE family toxin: MKPVIFSAEAEEEWRRSVDYYERQKAGLGLEFEEDIRSAALTIAQNPQRWPQIGSAQRYLLTRFPFSLFYLDFPDCVYVIAVAHMSREPFYWKDRTK, from the coding sequence TTGAAACCCGTCATTTTTAGCGCCGAAGCCGAGGAAGAATGGCGTCGCTCCGTCGATTATTATGAGCGGCAAAAGGCTGGTTTAGGGTTGGAGTTCGAAGAGGATATTCGTTCCGCCGCTCTTACGATTGCCCAAAATCCCCAACGTTGGCCCCAGATTGGCTCCGCTCAAAGATATCTGTTGACCCGATTTCCTTTTTCTCTTTTCTATCTCGATTTTCCGGATTGCGTTTACGTGATTGCGGTGGCGCATATGAGCCGGGAGCCGTTTTATTGGAAAGATCGAACGAAATGA
- a CDS encoding prepilin-type N-terminal cleavage/methylation domain-containing protein: MKKGFTLIELLIVVAIIGVLAAIAVPNFLNAQMRA, from the coding sequence ATGAAGAAAGGATTTACCCTGATTGAATTGCTCATTGTTGTAGCCATCATTGGAGTGCTGGCCGCTATCGCCGTTCCCAATTTTCTGAATGCCCAGATGCGCGC